The following DNA comes from Brassica oleracea var. oleracea cultivar TO1000 chromosome C5, BOL, whole genome shotgun sequence.
GGGGTGAACCCAAGAAAAAGTCATATGAATATGGATATCTTCTTTTTCATATTTAGGCAACAAACCACTACTTATTATTTTCCAAAAATTAAGTTTTTATTAGTGATTTGAGCAATTCTAATCACTGTGCGATATGTATAAGGTCTGATGACTATCATTTAAATTGACAATGCGATTATTTATACATATTTCATTTTTTAACGAGTCTGTTACTTCGTAATGCGGTTTGATCAAGAATAAATTCTATTCAAAAAAATTATATTTTGATTAGAACACGTTTATACATTATCTTTTACTATACTTTAATCCACAAGCCTTGCAACTTTGTTGCGTGTAGGCACAAGATCATTACAATACAATTAATTTCTTTGGTGTCAAAATTAACCCTTTCTATTTGTGGTTATATGTAAATGAAGAGGCGCGCACACACGCTAAATATAACAGGAGAAAGAATATTGATTCAGTTATGACTTTTTCCTGGTTTACGTTTTCATTCATTTATTAATTATTACCTACACTATCAAATTCAAGAAATGATCAACTTAATACAAAACTTAACCAACACCTTAATGACTGTAAAATCTGATTTGTTTATATATTTTGTAATTGGTTTGAGTTTCGTTTTAGGATTTATCTTGTTATAGAAAAATTCATACTATTATGACCAAAAAACATATAATAGACAATAATAACTGTAAGGTCCGACCTCAATCAATTGACAAGTAGGATGTAGTAAACATATATATATAGATATTATAGTGTAAAGCTAAATATATAAAAGTCTAAAAGTAAAATCTAAATTTATATATGAAATAAGTTCTCATTTTTTTTTTGTCACAATCAAATTTATAGTTATAAAGTTCAGTATTTAACATCTATTTGAAGAAATTTGATTATATGTTAATTAAAAAACTGGTAACATATTGATGAAAATGGAGGCAAATACATATAGGTAGCTCAAATTTCATATAAACTATAATCTTTAATTTTTGCATAGTTAACAAGAGCTTAAACAGAGATTTGATAGACGTGAGAGCATGCAATCTGTTTGGGTTTTGGATAGTTAGGCATTAAGTTTGCCACCTTTCATCCACCTGACTGAGAGAATAATGCCAACCTTAGACCAAAAAATATATATAAAAAACACCACGAAAATAATGCATGTCTACAATGTCATATGAATATGGATATCTTCTTTTTCATATTTAGGCAACAAACCACTACTTATTATTTTCCAAAAATTAAGTTTTTATTAGTGATTTGAGCAATTCTAATCACTGTGCGATATGTATAAGGTCTGATGACTATCATTTAAATTGACAATGCGATTATTTATACATATTTCATTTTTTAACGAGTCTGTTACTTCGTAATGCGGTTTGATCAAGAATAAATTCTATTCAAAAAAATTATATTTTGATTAGAACACGTTTATACATTATCTTTTACTATACTTTAATCCACAAGCCTTGCAACTTTGTTGCGTGTAGGCACAAGATCATTACAATACAATTAATTTCTTTGGTGTCAAAATTAACCCTTTCTATTTGTGGTTATATGTAAATGAAGAGGCGCGCACACACGCTAAATATAACAGGAGAAAGAATATTGATTCAGTTATGACTTTTTCCTGGTTTACGTTTTCATTCATTTATTAATTATTACCTACACTATCAAATTCAAGAAATGATCAACTTAATACAAAACTTAACCAACACCTTAATGACTGTAAAATCTGATTTGTTTATATATTTTGTAATTGGTTTGAGTTTCGTTTTAGGATTTATCTTGTTATAGAAAAATTCATACTATTATGACCAAAAAACATATAATAGACAATAATAACTGTAAGGTCCGACCTCAATCAATTGACAAGTAGGATGTAGTAAACATATATATATAGATATTATAGTGTAAAGCTAAATATATAAAAGTCTAAAAGTAAAATCTAAATTTATATATGAAATAAGTTCTCATTTTTTTTTTGTCACAATCAAATTTATAGTTATAAAGTTCAGTATTTAACATCTATTTGAAGAAATTTGATTATATGTTAATTAAAAAACTGGTAACATATTGATGAAAATGGAGGCAAATACATATAGGTAGCTCAAATTTCATATAAACTATAATCTTTAATTTTTGCATAGTTAACAAGAGCTTAAACAGAGATTTGATAGACGTGAGAGCATGCAATCTGTTTGGGTTTTGGATAGTTAGGCATTAAGTTTGCCACCTTTCATCCACCTGACTGAGAGAATAATGCCAACCTTAGACCAAAAAATATATATAAAAAACACCACGAAAATAATGCATGTCTACAATTTAATAAAAGGAAGCAAATTTGAGAGGGAACATAAAATTGACTAAACATTTAATTTCGATATATATATATAAAGTATGAACTCTCGTAGAAAAGTTCAAAACTCATGTTCAACCAAACCATCAAACCACTGATCAACTTTAATTCTCCCACCTAATTATGCCTTGTTCCTTCTCTCTCCCAATTTTTTTTTATCAAAAACGTAAAACCTTAAAAAGTAACACTTTAACACCTATTTTATAATTATAAATATAAATATTTATAAATGTATCTATTTATATAAATAAAAAGGATCATGAATCTTTACATATCTAGTAATAATTCACTGGTGATATATAAAAGGTATAATTGACTGCCAGCTCAAAGCATTTGAAACAACCAAACACTTAGAATTCAAATGCAACTAAACTTCAAACATTTTTGTGAACACAGAAAGCTTGAGTAAATGGGTTTTAGTACCTTAGCAGATGTAATCAACAAAAATACCTTTTAATATGGGTTTAGCCGTAAAATTCAAAGTAACTGCACTCTAGCTACAAATCGCAAAAGAATACCTTTGCGTGAGAAGGCAAAAGTGTAGATATATAACCAATAAGAATTCAACGTTTAGAAGCTTTTTTCTCCTCTTACTGGGAGGGAAAGGAATTGTTGTGACCTGAACGAGGAGATCTATATGTACTGGAGCAGCATATTAGCAGATGTGTTCCTCAATCTACAACTTTGTCCTAGGTGAACATCCCCAAAACTGTATCTGCATTCGGTTTCACAATATTTAAAGTTAAAGATTTCAGAATAATAGATATGAAACTTTGGATGGAAGATGAGAGTGGAAAACCTGTATTCACAGTATTCTTGCCAAGCACAACATGCTTTCCCGTAATCCCAGTAGCAGTCCGCATCTCTAAGTGGCCCGCGCTTGGCTGTGACAACGTATTTGTATTTACAACCACAAGCAATAGAAAGTGAAGGTATAGCCAATATAATTTTTGTTACCTTTGGTGACAAATTTGGACTTTGCACCAGGTTGAATGTCATGCCACATCTGAAGCCATAACTCTCTCATAAGAACTGGAGATCTAACGATGTTCCTGTGATTCGCTGCCAAAAAATGATTGGCCAAAAGTCAAAACCAATGCAAGATACTTTGATTAGTCTCAACAGTTTTGATATATCTGGTACTCACCTTTATCAAGCTCCCAGACTGCCGTTCTCTTTCCTGGAATACTCTCAGAGTCTTCGTAGAAGGTTATGTATTTCACCCTTGGTGCTTTTGTCATGTTCGCTATGATGTCTGACCCATGCTCATGTTCAACATTCAATTCGATTTGTACATCACTTCCATCGTGTTCTGGCTGTTTTTTTTCAATGAGAATTTCTTTTAGCTTTAGATACATTCTGAGGGGTACAGAGATGTGTGATTTTATGGAAAGGAAAAACTGTTGGCGACTCAACATATAATCAGATTATCTATACGCATAAAAGGTCTTTGAAATATAGAAACTTTTAGTGGAAGATAACAAATGCACAAGACAAGAGTACCTGGGGAGCCATTGTTATGTTGACTTTAGGTCCGAGCCAATTCTTGCACCAAGAGAGTGAATGATAGGGTACCTATAAGAGATAAAGTTAATAAACAATAAAAATCTACGGAGAGCGCAGTAAAATACACAACACGTAGTGATCTTGAAGCAAATATTATACTGATCTTCAGTAATTTTGCAACAAAATAATTCGAACACACAACTTCTGAGATTACCGTCTCATCCCCAGTTATAGGCCCAGCGTTCCCATCAACCACAGTTCCAGACCTGAAGAATTGCAACATAAAGATGTGAGCTAGTCTACGGTTTCTTGAGCGAAAATATAGAAAGACTATTTTTTTGTTCTGCCAGTTATATCTGATGTTAGTGACATTTTTCATGCAAGAATTTCACACCTCTTCCCACCTTTAGCCACTGATCATACACTAATCTTAAAATCAGATGATAGAAAAACTAACGAAATATTGTTATGTAACAACTCGCTGATGCAAATGAGATATTACACATCCAAAATATTGCGAAAATTTACCTTGACACGAGGGAACCTTCAGTTTCGTAAATGACATCCGTAATGATCCAATTATCAGGATAAGGTTTGCCACTTGGGGCAAAGTAATAGCCAACCTATTACAACTTCAAACATTTAGTATCTTTCACGTTTAAAAACATATGATGCACTTATGCAAGGGAGAAGATAAGAACACAAATAAAAAGGATAATGCAGAACAAAACGAGGAATATAATAACAAAACAGACACAAAATGTCATTTGGAGAATGTAGTCACACCTCTGTCTTTAAATGAGCACCATATATGCAAAATACATTTTTTATAGGTGGTCTCTCCCAAGGAGTCAGTGGGTTCATAACAGGGTCATCATGATACAACCTGTAAAATATAGTTGGCATGTTATACACAACACACACACACACGTATATACACTTCTTTGATGATGAACAAACATTTGCAAATAAATTTGACATGTTAGTCCGTGCCAGAGTCTAAATAACTACACAAAGGATTAATGTTCAATGTGAAAATCAATCTGAAATACAATCTTTTGCATTCATAATGCAAGCAGAAAGAAAAAAGACATTCCATAACATTAGTAAGAGAGCACCATTAATAGTCAAAACCAAGAATTGTGATTACACTTTTCTGACAAAGAATATATCACAGTTGAAGTACAAGGAGCCAACAAGTGATGATTGAAGAGAAATATAAGTCTTCACAGAAAAAGGTACTTACTTCTTTAACTGGTGTAGCATCCTCGCGCTATCTGGATCATAGTCTTTAATTGCTTTGAACAGAGTCCCATCTGCTAATTCACGGGCTGTGAAAGACAATAGAGTAGGGAGACCACATTCCATGTTGGTCATGTTGGCTTTAACTGCTTCTGTAACTGATGGATACGCATCAAGGCCTACAAAATTATTGGTGTTGAGTAAAACAAACGAGATATAACAATGAACCATTTACAGATGCATATACAAAGCCATACCGTCAGGGGAAGGAATTTCAATGTTGATGATATTGGTGGGCCAGCCAGAATATTTCGATTGATATTCCTCGTCAGTACAGTGGTATACATGCTTATTTTTCTTTGCAGCACCACCAGAAAAATGCTTCCAGAACGTGTTATCACCCTTGCAATTCTTTGAAAATGGCATAAGCCACAACGAAGAAGCAAAAGAATTGGACAACAGTCGAGCAGTTCCCTGAAGCCTTGCCAACAAAAAACATGAGAAGCGCATGTCAATATGTCACTAATATTAATAAACAAACCACAGAATATTGAGTTTAAAGATCTCAGTAAAAGCTTCATTTCAACTAGGAATCTACCATAATAATATGGAAATTAAATCTGCGTACATGTTGCAGATCAGTTGTATTAGAGAAAACATATCACTCAATATTTTCTTTGATAACTAGCTAATTTTAAGATCTACATATACCATATTGAATACAGTAGCTCTATTAGCAAAAGCCTGGTGGATATTAGCTACTTGGAACTAAAAAGAAGTCAGAGGTAACCTCAGAAACAGGAAGGCCAAACGTTACACCAGAGAGAGTAGATTTGATTGCCTCAACTGAACCAAGAAGAGGAGCTCCTACATAAACATGACGTCAGTTAATGAATATAGGCTCTCCAGTTTAGACGGAAAGAAAAACGGCAGCTTAACAATAGAATTGGCCAGTACCAACAGCGAAATAGGCATGGATGTGCTGATCAAGCCACTCCAAGTAATGTTTTGGTGCAATTTCTAGCCTCAGCCACTCCAGAAAGTATCTGAAGACATTATTACCCATAGAATGGGCAAACACTATAGAAGGACCACCCCGTAGTTTTAAAGCAGTTTCAAATGTCAACCTGCAAAAAAAAAAAAAAAAGAAGAACACCAGAGTTTTTAGCTTACCTTACATCAAAAGCAAAAGCAAAAGAAAAAGAGAAGGGGATATAATAGCCTAGCGTTACTAACTTGAGCTTATGAAAGTACAGGTCACGCTCTTCCAATTTGGTTGGCGACAATCTCCAATCGTAAGGAACAGCTACAATTGCGTTAGCCTCTATGCCAAACTCAACACACCACTTAAGCCACTCCTTCCAGACTGTAGAAAGAGGACCTGAAGATCAGCTCAAAGTGTTACTTTACTATCACAACAAAACGTTCATATTCTAAGAAACTCTTTAAGGAAAGAAAAAAAAATAAACTCAGAACTACCTGTTATGTAACCTGGATCCAATTCTGTGATGGCTGAAAGACCACTATCAGGGCGTGACTTACACTCTGGATGATCCGTTTCATTATAAGGATCTAACACCATACACTTAAACCAGCAGTTGACAGCAGAGAGAAGCTGCAAAAATCATTCATATCCATTACTGAATCAATCACAATGCAGAGATGAAGAACACTTCACGAATTCAACAAGCGCTAACTCCATTAACCTTAACGATGACATAACGTATCGATCTAAGAATACGCAGGAGATTTTCTAACTACTAAGCAGTAAACACTAAGATCTAGTCGAAGGGAAACAACGAGGACTATATTTACTGAACCGAAGGCGATGGATCGAACTCTAACAAGATCAATCAGATTTCTTCAACAAACGGAAGCGAGAAAACAAACGAAGATCACGTACCTTAGTGGAGTCTAGCCAAACGAGGTCGAGAGGATTGAAGTCCAACGGGGAGTAAGGACAGTCGAGGATCGACCACGCTCTCAGCTGCGTTGACGCGAACCCGGGGATGATTATACCTGAAAGCTTCGAGTAGTCGCCGTGGAACTCGTTCTCATCCTCCTCCACCGCCGCACCGCCACCGCAGAGCAGTAAGATAACGGCGATGACGGTACAGTAAGCCGTTACGGATTTCAAATCCGCTCCCATCGGTCGCTGTCGTATCTAAGCTAGCGACGACTTATTATTTCATTCGCCACTGAGGAAAAGTAAGAGAGAGGAGAGAGGGTGTGTGTATTGTTTGGACGAGTTGAATAGTCTTTGGAAGCGTCCTATTAATGCAAGACGAGAACCATCGCTGTGATCTAGAGGGTTACATCTGACGCCAACGCCAAGACTGAGAGTTACATCTGACGTACATCTGACGCCTGTTAATCCAAATGAAAGAAAGTTTGAATCATTTAAAGTGACCAATGGAACCAACTCTACGAATATTGGCTTTGGGGTAAATGAAAGAAGAATAATATGGGCTTTGTTGTCCGACCCAAACTCCCTGCTGATCGTTCAACAATTAAAAAAAAACGATACTTTGAAGATAGATAAACACTCGACTCCACAGCCGTGGCCCGTGGCTAATGATGATAGATCCATGAATAAAAAAGATCATGCCATATAACACTGATTAATGAAACATATGTTCATGAGAGGAATCAATACAATGAAGGAAGCTCAACCAAAAGATTATTCCTTTATACTAGTGGACGAAACTAATAGAAACTAATCGGTAGCTGAGAAAATTTTAAATCCCAAATTAAATAAATATGATATTGATCGACGGATTAGAGCTTCTACATTTACTTATTATAGAGCACCGGGAGGTGGAGGTCCGAGAATGCTGGCTTGCTGAAACTCGATCTCGCCAAACATCTGATCTCGCTCCGCCTGGATGAACAAAGGCACGACGAGGATGAGAAAAGTCGTTCCCGCGATCCACGCAGCTTTCCCCGTGCTTCGTAACAGCTTCTTCGACACGTAGACGGCGTCGCACGCT
Coding sequences within:
- the LOC106343211 gene encoding phospholipid--sterol O-acyltransferase-like, whose product is MGADLKSVTAYCTVIAVILLLCGGGAAVEEDENEFHGDYSKLSGIIIPGFASTQLRAWSILDCPYSPLDFNPLDLVWLDSTKLLSAVNCWFKCMVLDPYNETDHPECKSRPDSGLSAITELDPGYITGPLSTVWKEWLKWCVEFGIEANAIVAVPYDWRLSPTKLEERDLYFHKLKLTFETALKLRGGPSIVFAHSMGNNVFRYFLEWLRLEIAPKHYLEWLDQHIHAYFAVGAPLLGSVEAIKSTLSGVTFGLPVSEGTARLLSNSFASSLWLMPFSKNCKGDNTFWKHFSGGAAKKNKHVYHCTDEEYQSKYSGWPTNIINIEIPSPDGLDAYPSVTEAVKANMTNMECGLPTLLSFTARELADGTLFKAIKDYDPDSARMLHQLKKLYHDDPVMNPLTPWERPPIKNVFCIYGAHLKTEVGYYFAPSGKPYPDNWIITDVIYETEGSLVSRSGTVVDGNAGPITGDETVPYHSLSWCKNWLGPKVNITMAPQPEHDGSDVQIELNVEHEHGSDIIANMTKAPRVKYITFYEDSESIPGKRTAVWELDKANHRNIVRSPVLMRELWLQMWHDIQPGAKSKFVTKAKRGPLRDADCYWDYGKACCAWQEYCEYRYSFGDVHLGQSCRLRNTSANMLLQYI
- the LOC106343212 gene encoding mitochondrial import receptor subunit TOM9-1; the protein is MAPKRKGAGKSGGIDSSILAKIINHDVASKGRRAACDAVYVSKKLLRSTGKAAWIAGTTFLILVVPLFIQAERDQMFGEIEFQQASILGPPPPGAL